The DNA segment TGGCGGAAACGGTGGCGGCCAGGTTAAGGAAGCACGGGAAAAAGGCGGAGCTTGTCTCGGTGAGCATTAAGGACAGCGGCCTTCATACGGTTTCCCACCAGACGGTGCTTCCTGCGGCCAGCGATATTACCATGGAGATTTATACGGCGGCCTGCCGCCTGTTTGACGAGCTCTGGGACGGCGCGCCTATCCGGCACCTCGGGATCCATACGGGGCGCCTGGGAGAAGGCGAGGCCAGACAGCTCAATATTTTTGACGGTACGGACTATGAGAAGTTGGAAAAGCTGGACGCAGCCCTCGACAATATCCGGAAGCGCCACGGGCAGGATGCGGTGATGCGGGCTTCTTTTCTTAAGTCCTCCCTCGACCATATGGCCGGCGGGATCACCAGGGAAAGGCGCACGGTGGATTATACAAAGGAGAAAATTCAGTAGAAGGAGGAAATACGGAAAAAAGGAGCTGACGGAATATGGCATTTGGAATCGGTGGAAGAGAGAGCCGGGTATTTGAGGGCTTCGAGTCGAAGGAAGGCAGGAGAAGACAGCGGGAGGTGGCATGTGAATGCTGGTTCACGAGCCGCGGCGAGACACTGCCTCTGGCGGTAAAGTTTCCGAACGAAGACGGGGAGCTTATCATGGTGCGGGATCTTCAGGTGGACTGGGCGGAGAAAAAGTATTACTGCGGCGTGCCGGCGGTGGAGTACCAGTGCCGCATGACGCTTGGCGGCCGCAGGCGGCCGGTGAGGCTGATCTTTTACCTGGAAGAATGCCGTTGGGTGATGGAGACAGAAGAGGGCCTGTGAGGAAACGGGCCGGAAAGGCAGAAGAACATGAGAGAAATTGTATTTAAAATGGAACGTCCGGGCCTCGTGACGGTGGGCCAGGAGGTAGAGGTCAGCGAGTCGGTGACGCCGGTGAACGTCAACTACATGATTGAGCCGGCCGTAGCCATGTCGGGACTTTTTAAGTTCACGGAGCGGTTAAAGAGCCGGAAGGGGATCGTGAAGGAGATTGTGGAGAACGAGCGCGGCTACTACGTGACCGTGGAATTTGACGAATAGGAAAAGGGAGATGTAAATGAAGCTGTTTCATTTATCGGATTTGCATATCGGAAAACAGCTCCATGGATTCAGCCTGATCGAAGATCAGACGTATATCCTTGGACGGATTTTAAAAGAGGCGGAGCAGAGGAAGCCGGACGTGATCGTGATTGCCGGGGATGTCTACGACAAGTCGGTGCCGTCTGCGGAGGCCGTTGAGGTATTTGACGGCTTCCTCACGTCCCTTGCCGCCATGGAGCAGGGGCTGGAGGTGTTTATCGTCAGCGGGAACCATGATTCCCAGGAGCGGCTGGCCTTTGGGAGCCGTCTGTTCGAGAAAAACAGGATATTTATTGCAGGCATGGCGCCGGGAAAGGAAAATCCCAGGGTGCAGAAGCTGGTACGAAAGGATAAGGAGGGAGAGGTGAATTTTTATCTTCTTCCTTTTTTGCGCCCTTCCTTCATCCGTGAAATCGAAGGGATGGAGCAGGTAAAGACATACGATGAGGCCGTACGGGCCGTGATCGCGCAGATGGAGCCGGATTTTTCCGCGCGGAACGTCCTCGTCTGCCATCAGTTTTTTACATGGAACGGAAAAAGCCCGGAGCGGTCGGATTCCGAGACCGTCTCCGTCGGCGGCCAGGACAACGTGGAGGTCTCGGCTGTGGAGACGTTTGACTATGTGGCGGCCGGCCATATTCACCGTCCACAGTCCGTCGGGGGAGACCATGTCCGCTACTGCGGCTCGCCGTTAAAATATTCGGTTTCGGAGGCGGGACAGGAGAAAGGGATTCTGGAAGTGACGCTCGGGAAGAAAGGCGACGTGACGGTGGAAAAAATTCCTCTGGTGCCTCTCAGGGATGTGAGGAAAATCAGGGGAAAGCTCTCGGAGCTGATTTCCGAAGAGACGCTCTCGGCAGCAGATCCCAAAGATTTTGTCAGTGCCGTCCTGACGGATGAGGAGGAGCTTTACGAGCCGGGACGCGTGCTTTCAAGGCATTATCCGAACCTTTTGGAGTGGACGGTGGAAAACAGCAGGACGCGGCGGGAATTTTCTGAAGAAGAGCTGCCGGCGGAAAAAAAGAGCCTTCCGGAGCTTTTTGAGGAATTTTACATACAGATGCAGGGCGCAGAAATGAAGGAAAACCAGAGGAAAGCCATGGAAGAAATTTTCCTGAGACTGGAGGCAGGAGGGGAGGAGGAAGCATGAAACCGATTTGTCTGACAATGTGTGCCTTCGGCTCCTATGGCGGAAAGACGGTCATTGATTTTACGAAGGCCGGCCGGGGCGTTTTCCTGATTACCGGGGATACCGGGGCGGGGAAGACGACGATTTTTGACGGGATTACCTTCGCCCTTTACGGGGAGACAAGCGGAGGAAAACGGGACGGCAGGATGATGCGGAGCCAGTATGCCGGGTCTGAAGACGAGACCTATGTGGAGTTTACATTTTCCTATCGCGGAGAGATCTACACGGTTTTCAGGAGCCCGGAATACATGAGAGAGAAGAAGCGGGGAAGCGGCCTTGTGAAGGCGGCGGCCAGGGTGGAGCTGACGCTTCCAGACGGGACGGCTTTCCGGGGGAAGAACCGGGAGACGGATAAAAAAATCTGTGAGATCATGGGAATCGACAGGGAGCAGTTTACGCAGATTTCCATGATTGCCCAGGGAGATTTCCTGCGGCTCCTTCATGCCAGCTCTGAAAACAGGAAGAAGATTTTTTCCACAATTTTCCACACCGGGCCCTGCCGGGACGCTGAAGAGGAGCTGAACAAAAAGAGAAAGCAGTTAAAGGATCAGATTCAGGCGGGCGAGGAACGGCTGAGGGCCCATGTCCGGTCGATCCGACTTACGGAGGAAGCGGGAAGCGAAGACGAAGCCCGGCTGGAGAAGCTTTGCCGGGAAGAGGTTTTGCCTCCGGGAGAGGCGTCAGAATTTTTATCTGAGCTTCTTTGTAAGGAACAGGGACAGCTTCGGACGGCCGACCGGGAGTTAGCGGAGCTGGATGATAGCCTCCAGAAGGCGTTGGAGGAAAACGGAAGGCTTTTAAAGGCAGCGGAACAGGCCCGCCAGTACGAAGAGAAAAAGGCAGAGCTTAGGAGGGAAGAAGAAAAAGAGGCGCATTACACGGCATGGAAGGCCAGATATGAGGAAGCCGCGAAGGCATATGGGATGAGGCCCTATGAGAGCCGGTATCTGGAGGCGGAGCGGCAGACGGCGGCTGCCGAAAGAAGCAGGGAGGCCGCTGAGAAGGCGCTTTCGGAGGCCGAAGCCGGATTTTCGGAGGCAAAACAGGTACTGCTTGCCGCCGAAGAAGAGTTTGGAAGAAAAGAGCCGCTATACAGGACGGAGCTTTTAAAGCTGGAGCAGGAGGAAAAGGACTGGAGACGGAAGGCAGAGCTGGAAACGGAGGCGGCAGAGCGGAGAGCGCAGTCGGAAGAGGAAGCAAAACGTGGGCTCGCGTTAAAGGAAAGGAAGGAGAAGCTGGAATCGGCCATCGGCGAGTGCGAGAGAAAGATACAGGCCTTTTCAGAGGCGGCTCCCATTCTTGCGGAGCTTGAGCATTCCTTAAAGGAGCTGGCCGCATTTGAGGAAACGGCAGCCAGGCTGAAAGAAGAGCGGAAGGCGCTGGAAACGAGAAAGATACGTCTGGAAGCCATGAAGCGGGAGCAGGAAAAACGGATACAGGCCTTTTCGGAGGCAGAGCGGCTGTACCAGGAGCTTCAGGAGCAGTTTTTCCGGGAACAGGCCGGGATCCTTGCCCGCGACAGGTTAAAAGACGGCTTCCCCTGCCCGGTCTGCGGAGCCGTCAGCCACCCGGCCCCGGCGGCCCTGGCAGAGAGCGCGCCCACGGAAGAAGAAGTGAAGCGTGCATCCGCAAAGCGGGAGGAGAAAAGGGGACTCTGTGAAGCGCTGGGGACGGAGATTACGAAGGAAATGACGGGAATCTCCGAAAAGGAGCGCCAGCTCTGCGAGGAAGAAAAACGGCTTCCGGAGAATATGGCGGAGAAAAAGGAGACGATGGAGCGCCGGCGGGCAGAGCTTCTGCTCCTGAAGAAAGAGGGAACGGACGCGGCTGAGACCGGAAAGTCCCTGGGAGAAGAGCTGGAAAGAACGAAAAAGAGCATGCAGGACTGCCGTCTTTCCGAGGAGCTGGAAAAAGCAGCGGTTTTGAAGCTGGAGGAAGAAATAGGGAAGCTGGAAAAGCAGCTTTTCTTCCGCTCGAAAGAGGCGCTGCTTACGGAAAAAGAACGGCTGGAGCAGGAGCTTCGCCGGAAGAAGGCAGAGACGGAAGCGGCCAGGCAGAAGGAAAAACAGGCCGCGGAGACGGCTTCCTCCGCCAGACAGGCGTGCCGTTCGGCAGAAGAGCACCTGATTTTAAGGAAAAGAGAGCAGGAAGAGGCAGGAAGCACATGGAACCAGGTCTGGAAGGACAGCGGCTTTACAAGAGAGCAGTACACGGCATCCCTGGCATGGAGAGAGACAGAGGAGGCCAGGGAGGCGGGAGCGCAGACGGAGGAATATTTCCGCAGGTTGGCAGAGCTTAAGGCGGCCGTTAAGACGCTGGAGACCGGTCTTTTGGAGGCCTCGGAGGAAAGGGCCGGGGAGCTCCGGGAAGAGATCCGGAAGCTTCGGGAGAAGAAGGGATCCC comes from the Eubacteriaceae bacterium Marseille-Q4139 genome and includes:
- a CDS encoding AAA family ATPase yields the protein MKPICLTMCAFGSYGGKTVIDFTKAGRGVFLITGDTGAGKTTIFDGITFALYGETSGGKRDGRMMRSQYAGSEDETYVEFTFSYRGEIYTVFRSPEYMREKKRGSGLVKAAARVELTLPDGTAFRGKNRETDKKICEIMGIDREQFTQISMIAQGDFLRLLHASSENRKKIFSTIFHTGPCRDAEEELNKKRKQLKDQIQAGEERLRAHVRSIRLTEEAGSEDEARLEKLCREEVLPPGEASEFLSELLCKEQGQLRTADRELAELDDSLQKALEENGRLLKAAEQARQYEEKKAELRREEEKEAHYTAWKARYEEAAKAYGMRPYESRYLEAERQTAAAERSREAAEKALSEAEAGFSEAKQVLLAAEEEFGRKEPLYRTELLKLEQEEKDWRRKAELETEAAERRAQSEEEAKRGLALKERKEKLESAIGECERKIQAFSEAAPILAELEHSLKELAAFEETAARLKEERKALETRKIRLEAMKREQEKRIQAFSEAERLYQELQEQFFREQAGILARDRLKDGFPCPVCGAVSHPAPAALAESAPTEEEVKRASAKREEKRGLCEALGTEITKEMTGISEKERQLCEEEKRLPENMAEKKETMERRRAELLLLKKEGTDAAETGKSLGEELERTKKSMQDCRLSEELEKAAVLKLEEEIGKLEKQLFFRSKEALLTEKERLEQELRRKKAETEAARQKEKQAAETASSARQACRSAEEHLILRKREQEEAGSTWNQVWKDSGFTREQYTASLAWRETEEAREAGAQTEEYFRRLAELKAAVKTLETGLLEASEERAGELREEIRKLREKKGSLEKKRDGISAAVQNHESILLQMETEERESGGLIEAFLLYDGLWQTASGNLKGKVKIDFETYVQRQYFEKILTAANRRFLKLSDGKLKLKCRQLEDMGGQGHSGLELNVYVMATGKERDVKTLSGGESFLASLSLALGLSDVVQSQAGAVRMEAMFVDEGFGALDDETRELAVRVLHDLAGDERMVGIISHVNELKAQIGKKLIVTKGEQGSRAAWSIED
- a CDS encoding exonuclease SbcCD subunit D — translated: MKLFHLSDLHIGKQLHGFSLIEDQTYILGRILKEAEQRKPDVIVIAGDVYDKSVPSAEAVEVFDGFLTSLAAMEQGLEVFIVSGNHDSQERLAFGSRLFEKNRIFIAGMAPGKENPRVQKLVRKDKEGEVNFYLLPFLRPSFIREIEGMEQVKTYDEAVRAVIAQMEPDFSARNVLVCHQFFTWNGKSPERSDSETVSVGGQDNVEVSAVETFDYVAAGHIHRPQSVGGDHVRYCGSPLKYSVSEAGQEKGILEVTLGKKGDVTVEKIPLVPLRDVRKIRGKLSELISEETLSAADPKDFVSAVLTDEEELYEPGRVLSRHYPNLLEWTVENSRTRREFSEEELPAEKKSLPELFEEFYIQMQGAEMKENQRKAMEEIFLRLEAGGEEEA